The Blastococcus sp. HT6-4 genome window below encodes:
- a CDS encoding bifunctional methylenetetrahydrofolate dehydrogenase/methenyltetrahydrofolate cyclohydrolase — MPATILDGKATAAAIRTELTERVAALAAAGHRPGLGTLLVGDDPGSRWYVNAKHSDCAQVGIASIQRELPATASQDDVLAVVAELNADPACTGYIVQLPLPTGIEESTILEAMDPAKDADGLHPVNLGRLVLNVPGPLPCTPVGIVELLRRFEVPIAGAEVVVIGRGITVGRPLGLLLTRRSENATVTLCHTGTRDLAAHVRSADVVVAAAGVPGLITAGMVKPGAAVLDVGVSRVDGKIAGDVAPDVAAVAGFVAPNPGGVGPMTRAMLLQNVVLAAEQAAAREALSA, encoded by the coding sequence GTGCCCGCGACGATTCTGGACGGCAAGGCCACCGCCGCAGCGATCCGCACCGAGCTGACCGAGCGGGTGGCCGCGCTCGCCGCAGCCGGTCACCGGCCCGGTCTCGGCACGCTCCTGGTGGGTGACGATCCCGGCAGCCGCTGGTACGTCAACGCCAAGCACTCCGACTGCGCCCAGGTCGGCATCGCCAGCATCCAGCGCGAGCTGCCCGCCACGGCCTCCCAGGACGACGTGCTGGCCGTGGTCGCGGAGCTCAACGCCGACCCCGCCTGCACCGGCTACATCGTGCAGCTGCCGCTGCCGACGGGGATCGAGGAGAGCACGATCCTGGAGGCCATGGATCCGGCGAAGGACGCCGACGGGCTGCACCCGGTGAACCTCGGGCGGCTGGTGCTGAACGTGCCGGGCCCGCTGCCCTGCACCCCGGTGGGCATCGTGGAGCTGCTGCGCCGCTTCGAGGTGCCGATCGCCGGCGCCGAGGTCGTCGTCATCGGCCGCGGCATCACCGTCGGCCGGCCCCTCGGCCTGCTGCTCACCCGCCGGTCGGAGAACGCCACGGTCACCCTGTGCCACACCGGCACCCGCGACCTCGCCGCGCACGTCCGGTCCGCCGACGTCGTGGTGGCCGCGGCCGGTGTTCCCGGGCTGATCACCGCCGGCATGGTCAAACCGGGCGCCGCCGTCCTCGACGTGGGCGTGAGCCGGGTCGACGGGAAGATCGCCGGCGACGTCGCCCCCGACGTGGCGGCCGTCGCCGGGTTCGTGGCCCCCAACCCCGGCGGCGTCGGCCCGATGACCCGGGCGATGCTGCTGCAGAACGTGGTGCTCGCGGCCGAGCAGGCGGCGGCGCGCGAGGCGCTCTCCGCCTGA
- a CDS encoding pentapeptide repeat-containing protein: MISPRPHVGPPEAGAVVEDADFARVDWWGAQLDGVTFTRCRFDDAGLEELVTRRCVFDQCVLTGVRMAGARHHGSAFLSCRFDRARLIDVAWDGCKLTGSQFPGAALRPMTATECDWSYAALRGADLSGLDLSGQRFREADLTDADLRECDLTGAVLDRARLQGVKLRGTDLRGASTEEINWRAFELTGVRLDLAQAVQFASAHGAFVS; encoded by the coding sequence GTGATCAGCCCACGGCCGCACGTCGGGCCGCCGGAGGCCGGCGCCGTCGTCGAGGACGCGGACTTCGCCCGGGTCGACTGGTGGGGCGCGCAGCTGGACGGCGTCACGTTCACCCGCTGCCGGTTCGACGACGCCGGCCTGGAGGAGCTCGTCACCCGGCGGTGCGTGTTCGACCAGTGCGTCCTCACCGGCGTGCGCATGGCCGGGGCGCGGCACCACGGCTCGGCCTTCCTGTCCTGCCGGTTCGACCGGGCGCGGCTGATCGACGTCGCCTGGGACGGCTGCAAGCTCACCGGCTCGCAGTTCCCCGGTGCCGCCCTGCGGCCGATGACGGCGACCGAGTGCGACTGGAGCTACGCGGCGCTGCGCGGGGCCGACCTGTCGGGGCTGGACCTGTCCGGCCAGCGGTTCCGCGAGGCCGACCTCACCGACGCCGATCTGCGGGAGTGCGACCTCACCGGGGCGGTCCTCGACCGCGCGCGGCTCCAGGGGGTCAAGCTCCGCGGCACCGACCTGCGCGGCGCCTCCACCGAGGAGATCAACTGGCGGGCGTTCGAGCTCACCGGCGTGCGGCTGGACCTGGCGCAGGCCGTCCAGTTCGCCTCCGCGCACGGTGCGTTCGTGTCGTGA
- the purH gene encoding bifunctional phosphoribosylaminoimidazolecarboxamide formyltransferase/IMP cyclohydrolase: MSDRTPIRRALLGVYDKTGIEELARGLAAAGVELVSTGATARRIADAGVPVTPVEQVTGFPECLDGRVKTLHPAVHAGILADRRKDEHVAQLQELGIAAFDLVVVNLYPFTETVASGAAPDECVEQIDIGGPAMVRAAAKNHPSVAVVVDPARYDDVLAAVSAGGFSLAERQRLAAAAFRHTASYDIAVASWMGNVLAPDDESGFPAWVGGNWERADVLRYGENPHQAAALYLAGRPGLAHAEQLHGKQMSYNNYVDTDAAWRAAHDHDQPCVAIIKHANPCGIAVGADIAAAHRKAHACDPVSAFGGVIAANREVDLTMAEQVAEVFTEVVVAPSFTDDAVAVLTGKKNIRLLRLPHLPEAGVELRPISGGLLLQTRDRIDAVGDDPTTWTLATGEPLDAAGLDDLVFAWRAVRAVKSNAILLAHDRATVGVGMGQVNRVDSARLAVARAGERAAGAVAASDAFFPFADGLQVLLDAGVRAVVQPGGSVRDEEVVAAAAAAGVPLYLTGTRHFAH, from the coding sequence ATGAGCGACCGCACCCCGATCCGCCGCGCCCTGCTCGGCGTCTACGACAAGACCGGCATCGAGGAGCTGGCCCGCGGCCTGGCCGCGGCCGGAGTCGAGCTGGTGAGCACCGGTGCGACCGCCCGGCGGATCGCCGACGCCGGGGTGCCGGTGACGCCGGTCGAGCAGGTCACCGGCTTCCCCGAGTGCCTCGACGGCCGGGTGAAGACGCTGCACCCCGCGGTGCACGCCGGGATCCTGGCCGACCGCCGCAAGGACGAGCACGTCGCCCAGCTGCAGGAGCTCGGCATCGCCGCGTTCGACCTGGTGGTGGTCAACCTCTACCCCTTCACCGAGACCGTCGCCTCCGGCGCCGCCCCCGACGAGTGCGTCGAGCAGATCGACATCGGCGGCCCGGCGATGGTGCGGGCCGCGGCCAAGAACCACCCGTCGGTCGCCGTCGTCGTCGACCCCGCCCGGTACGACGACGTCCTCGCCGCCGTGTCCGCGGGCGGGTTCTCCCTAGCCGAGCGGCAGCGGCTGGCCGCCGCGGCGTTCCGGCACACGGCCTCCTACGACATCGCCGTCGCCTCCTGGATGGGCAACGTGCTGGCGCCCGACGACGAGAGCGGCTTCCCGGCCTGGGTGGGCGGCAACTGGGAGCGCGCGGACGTCCTGCGCTACGGCGAGAACCCGCACCAGGCGGCGGCGCTGTACCTCGCCGGGCGGCCGGGGCTCGCGCACGCCGAGCAGCTGCACGGCAAGCAGATGTCCTACAACAACTACGTCGACACCGACGCCGCCTGGCGGGCGGCCCACGACCACGACCAGCCGTGCGTGGCGATCATCAAGCACGCCAACCCGTGCGGGATCGCCGTCGGGGCCGACATCGCCGCCGCGCACCGCAAGGCGCACGCCTGCGACCCGGTGTCGGCCTTCGGCGGGGTGATCGCCGCCAACCGCGAGGTGGACCTGACCATGGCCGAGCAGGTGGCCGAGGTGTTCACCGAGGTGGTCGTCGCCCCCTCGTTCACCGACGACGCCGTCGCGGTGCTCACCGGGAAGAAGAACATCCGGCTGCTCCGGTTGCCCCACCTGCCCGAGGCCGGCGTGGAGCTGCGCCCCATCAGCGGCGGCCTGCTCCTGCAGACCCGCGACCGCATCGACGCCGTGGGTGACGACCCCACCACCTGGACCCTCGCGACCGGCGAACCGCTGGACGCCGCGGGCCTGGACGACCTGGTCTTCGCCTGGCGGGCGGTGCGCGCGGTCAAGAGCAACGCGATCCTGCTGGCCCACGACCGCGCCACCGTCGGCGTCGGCATGGGCCAGGTCAACCGGGTCGACTCCGCGCGCCTCGCGGTCGCGCGGGCGGGGGAGCGGGCCGCCGGTGCGGTCGCCGCCTCCGACGCGTTCTTCCCGTTCGCCGACGGCCTGCAGGTGCTGCTCGACGCCGGCGTGCGCGCCGTCGTCCAGCCCGGCGGATCGGTGCGCGACGAGGAGGTCGTCGCCGCCGCGGCTGCCGCCGGCGTGCCGCTGTACCTGACCGGCACCCGCCACTTCGCCCACTGA
- the purN gene encoding phosphoribosylglycinamide formyltransferase, with product MPADEPPARARVVVLLSGTGSLCAALLDATDDPAYPATVVAVGADREAPGLEHARRRGLPTFVCALGDHPDRAAWDRALADRIAGFAPDLVVSAGFMKIVGPAVLAGFEGRLVNTHPALLPAFPGAHAVRDALAAGATVTGATVHLVDAGVDTGPVLAQRQVPVLPGDDEPRLHQRIKDVERELLVETVAEFVTPPPTSPHRTRKSPR from the coding sequence GTGCCCGCCGACGAGCCTCCTGCCCGGGCACGGGTCGTCGTCCTGCTGTCGGGCACCGGATCGCTGTGCGCCGCCCTGCTGGACGCCACCGACGACCCGGCCTACCCGGCCACCGTCGTCGCCGTCGGTGCCGACCGCGAGGCCCCCGGTCTGGAGCACGCCCGCCGGCGCGGGCTGCCCACGTTCGTCTGCGCGCTCGGCGACCACCCCGACCGCGCCGCCTGGGACCGTGCGCTGGCCGACCGGATCGCCGGTTTCGCGCCCGACCTCGTCGTCTCGGCCGGCTTCATGAAGATCGTCGGTCCGGCGGTCCTCGCCGGGTTCGAGGGCCGGCTGGTCAACACCCACCCGGCCCTGCTGCCGGCGTTCCCGGGTGCCCACGCCGTGCGCGACGCCCTCGCGGCCGGGGCCACGGTCACCGGCGCGACGGTGCACCTGGTCGACGCCGGCGTCGACACCGGGCCGGTGCTGGCCCAGCGGCAGGTGCCCGTGCTGCCGGGTGACGACGAACCGCGCCTGCACCAACGGATCAAGGACGTGGAGCGCGAGCTCCTGGTGGAGACGGTGGCGGAGTTCGTCACCCCACCCCCGACCAGCCCGCACCGGACGAGGAAGAGCCCCAGATGA
- a CDS encoding DUF6350 family protein — translation MVPLLARLPFRRDDGAVARSAPPAVLAAAAAVAVTVVGLAGLGLALLVVQTLDPVGGMSAGGSAVLAARLWLLAHGAELVLPSGPLVLAPLLLTLLVARGLSWAGRVAVRGLDDGASGRDVVRVSALAVVVHLLLTALLALVADGEAARIGWLRTLLGALVLAGVAVGWGAGRESGAVDALLDRLPGAVRPVLRGLLAGLLTALALATGVVAVALISDADGYATLASSLGGAGAGAVGLLGLSALLLPNAAVAVLGLAAGPGFSVGTGTLVSVHGVTLGAVPALPLLAALPDTQAVPLIAFASQVIPAVAGLVAGVTVGRWFADGDGGSVVAGLAGLLAGGLLGVVAGVLAWIAGGSLGDAALAVVGAPPVATGIAIAAQAGIAAALGGAVARWRALG, via the coding sequence GTGGTCCCCCTGCTCGCACGCCTGCCCTTCCGGCGGGACGACGGGGCGGTCGCACGGTCCGCGCCGCCCGCCGTCCTGGCCGCCGCCGCCGCGGTCGCCGTCACGGTCGTCGGGCTCGCCGGTCTGGGGCTGGCGCTCCTCGTCGTCCAGACGCTCGATCCCGTCGGCGGCATGTCCGCCGGCGGGTCGGCGGTCCTCGCCGCCCGGTTGTGGCTGCTCGCGCACGGAGCCGAGCTGGTCCTGCCCTCCGGCCCGCTGGTGCTGGCGCCGCTGCTGCTGACCCTGCTCGTCGCCCGTGGGCTGTCCTGGGCCGGACGGGTCGCCGTCCGGGGCCTGGACGACGGCGCATCGGGCCGGGACGTCGTCCGCGTGAGCGCGCTGGCGGTGGTGGTGCACCTGCTCCTCACCGCCCTGCTGGCCCTCGTGGCGGACGGGGAGGCGGCGCGCATCGGCTGGCTGCGCACCCTGCTCGGCGCGCTCGTGCTCGCGGGGGTCGCCGTCGGCTGGGGCGCGGGACGGGAGTCGGGCGCGGTCGACGCCCTGCTCGACCGGTTGCCCGGCGCCGTCCGGCCCGTGCTGCGCGGGCTGCTGGCCGGCCTGCTCACCGCGCTGGCGCTGGCCACGGGTGTCGTCGCGGTGGCCCTGATCAGCGATGCCGACGGGTACGCGACGCTGGCCTCCTCGCTGGGCGGGGCCGGTGCGGGCGCGGTCGGCCTCCTCGGGCTGAGCGCGCTGCTGCTCCCCAACGCCGCCGTCGCCGTCCTCGGCCTCGCCGCCGGGCCCGGGTTCTCCGTCGGCACCGGCACGCTGGTGTCGGTCCACGGCGTGACGCTCGGCGCGGTGCCCGCGCTGCCGCTGCTGGCGGCGCTGCCCGACACCCAGGCCGTGCCCCTGATCGCCTTCGCCTCCCAGGTGATCCCGGCCGTGGCGGGCCTGGTGGCCGGTGTGACCGTCGGCCGGTGGTTCGCCGACGGGGACGGCGGGTCGGTCGTCGCCGGGCTCGCCGGGCTGCTGGCCGGGGGCCTGCTGGGCGTGGTCGCCGGGGTGCTGGCGTGGATCGCCGGGGGCTCCCTCGGGGACGCCGCGCTGGCCGTCGTGGGCGCGCCACCGGTGGCCACCGGGATCGCGATCGCCGCCCAGGCCGGGATCGCCGCGGCGCTGGGCGGCGCGGTGGCCCGCTGGCGGGCGCTGGGCTGA